Proteins from a genomic interval of Scatophagus argus isolate fScaArg1 chromosome 6, fScaArg1.pri, whole genome shotgun sequence:
- the ccdc181 gene encoding coiled-coil domain-containing protein 181, translated as MSEVVCTKSQEEYEDDFEKDLDWLISEESRSEDQGPDYGDIEAEIDKELEEDEKQQEMKRKLKSQKGDKRGNKTEEDEDRWPSPMEPIEYDSDRDSPIKSTPLVPPPPEMDDQTDEEKKYILEKIQQANRELEDQEAPDMTRRRRLHFKEKLVDLVVPPLQFEKDGNSGELERGKGSKDRAKDSEAETEVSGKLSELKLSPRNESAGSGRFGRTGERDEGGQGVKEGRVLVEKDGKFDLVSLNEVESQGFLPPIANNSDYSHSLPHPQEQTVSSKKIHKPSSSSSSSSSPRLHAGSSPFQQGIDHLRAPRPPAQPRSRPSSASHSQRGSQRHGSKRRVQSATGTTCQATYTLSPQQKQLLQRIQERKERVAREAEERKCEEEEQKRQENELAFKAWLMRKREQFREEKRVHRAQEMERMSSKRDTSDPEESFRLWLQRKQEQQQKQRQLEELKRLEEDSSYLLRSREECEHAFKLWLKRKREEKRVEQQAARERSRRLVLEERRARRMRDLLCTVNETKPFRFTEQLSYRF; from the exons ATGAGTGAGGTGGTTTGCACAAAGTCCCAGGAGGAATATGAGGATGACTTTGAGAAGGATCTGGACTGGCTGATCAGTGAGGAAAGCCGGAGTGAGGATCAG GGACCTGATTATGGGGACATAGAAGCAGAAATTGACAAAGAactggaggaggatgagaaacAGCAAGAAATGAAACGAAAACTGAAAAGCCAGAAGGGAGATAAGAGAGGcaacaaaacagaggaagatgaagacaGGTGGCCCTCCCCTATGGAGCCAATAGAGTATGATTCAGACAGAGACAGCCCGATTAAGTCCACACCTTTAGTCCCACCTCCTCCAGAGATGGACGACCAGACAGATGAGGAGAAGAAGTACATTTTGGAGAAGATCCAGCAGGCTAATCGGGAACTGGAGGACCAGGAGGCTCCAGATATGACAAGGCGCAGGCGGCTGCATTTTAAAGAGAAGCTGGTGGATCTGGTGGTGCCTCCATTGCAGTTTGAGAAAGATGGCAACAGTGGTGAGCTGGAAAGGGGGAAGGGCAGCAAGGACAGAGCCAAGGATTCAGAGGCAGAGACTGAAGTTTCGGGGAAGCTTTCCGAATTAAAACTTTCCCCTCGGAATGAAAGTGCAGGATCTGGAAGGTTTGGCAGAACTGGGGAGCGTGATGAGGGAGGGCAGGGGGTAAAGGAGGGCAGAGTCCTTGTAGAAAAGGATGGCAAGTTTGACCTGGTTAGCCTGAACGAGGTGGAGAGTCAAGGATTTCTCCCTCCTATCGCAAACAACAGCGACTACTCACACTCCCTCCCGCATCCCCAGGAACAGACTGTGAGCTCCAAAAAGATCCacaaaccctcctcctcctcctcctcctcctcgtctcctcgTCTCCATGCTGGCTCTTCCCCCTTCCAGCAAGGCATTGATCACCTCCGTGCCCCCAGACCTCCAGCTCAGCCCAGGAGCAGGCCCAGCTCAGCCAGCCACAGCCAGAGAGGCAGCCAGAGACATGGAAGCAAGCGGCGGGTGCAGTCAGCCACCGGGACAACCTGCCAGGCCACCTACACCCTCTCCCCCCAGCAGAAACAACTGCTGCAGAGGAtacaggagaggaaggagagggtgGCCAGAGAG gcagaggagaggaaatgtgaggaagaagagcagaagaggcAGGAGAATGAATTGGCATTTAAGGCCTGGctgatgaggaagagagagcagtTTCGGGAGGAGAAAAGAGTCCACCGAGCTcaggagatggagaggatgagTTCCAAG AGAGACACCAGCGACCCAGAGGAGTCCTTCAGGCTGTGGCTTCAGAGGAagcaagagcagcagcagaaacagagacaactggaggagctgaagaggctCGAGGAGGACAGTAGCTACCTCTTACGTAGCCGCGAGGAGTGTGAACATGCCTTCAAACT GTGGCTGAAGCGGAAACGGGAAGAGAAGCGAGTGGAGCAGCAGGCGGCTCGAGAGCGCTCCCGTAGGTTGGTGCTGGAGGAGCGAAGAGCGCGACGCATGAGGGACCTGCTGTGTACTGTCAATGAAACCAAGCCATTCAGATTCACCGAACAGCTGTCGTACCGCTTCTGA
- the cpox gene encoding oxygen-dependent coproporphyrinogen-III oxidase, mitochondrial, producing MATIVFCSLSKTAGTTVRQCLISHLKSHASARELHLSLPSTHSLSPSLLPGRRWFSKGSGVRFMSQGTAGRSQAGRTRRGALALSGAAAVTAAAAVAGFLANAHHLQRAEMATKVFQPIEEKEEEGDILERCRGFMSAPVTDVRVLQERKGEMSTRMEMLIMETQAAFCKALQEVDGGTFKVDKWQRKEGGGGISCVMQDGKVFEKAGVNVSVVSGYLTEEAAKQMRSRGKVLKGKDGKLPFCAMGVSSVIHPKNPHIPTVHFNYRYFEVEEEDGSKQWWFGGGTDLTPVYINKEDAFHFHSVLKEACDKHHPQYYPDFKKWCDRYFYVRHRAETRGIGGIFFDDLAPPSQEQAFNFVKSCARTVVPCYLPIVYKHLNDSFTDEEKDWQQVRRGRYVEFNLVYDRGVKFGLATPGSRIESILMSLPLTARWEYMHEPAKGSREAEMLEVLRNPKEWV from the exons atGGCCACCATCGTCTTTTGCTCTTTAAGTAAAACGGCCGGAACTACCGTGAGACaatgtttgatttcacatttaaagAGTCATGCTAGTGCAAGAGAGCTGCACTTGTCGCTACCCTCCACTCACAGCCTTTCGCCGTCTTTGCTTCCGGGAAGGAGATGGTTTTCCAAGGGTTCCGGCGTACGGTTCATGTCCCAAGGGACCGCAGGCAGATCACAAGCCGGGCGAACCAGAAGGGGAGCCCTGGCGCTCAGCGGAGCCGCAGCAGTGACGGCAGCGGCGGCAGTAGCAGGCTTTTTAGCCAACGCTCACCACCTCCAGCGTGCTGAAATGGCAACGAAAGTATTCCAACCCattgaggagaaggaggaagagggggataTCTTGGAGAGATGTCGGGGCTTCATGTCTGCTCCGGTGACCGACGTCCGTGTGctgcaggagaggaagggagagatgaGTACTCGGATGGAGATGCTGATCATGGAGACGCAGGCCGCGTTTTGCAAAGCCCTGCAAGAGGTGGACGGTGGGACCTTCAAGGTGGACAAGTGGCAGAGGAAGGAAG gcggCGGAGGAATCAGCTGTGTGATGCAAGATGGAAAGGTGTTTGAGAAGGCAGGGGTCAACGTGTCCGTGGTGTCTGGATACCTGACAGAGGAGGCGGCCAAGCAGATGAGGAGCAGAGGGAAAGTCCTCAAAGGGAAAGATG GTAAGCTGCCATTCTGTGCCATGGGTGTGAGCTCTGTTATCCACCCCAAGAACCCTCACATCCCCACAGTTCACTTCAACTACAGATACTTCGAGGTCGAAGAGGAAGATG GCTCTAAGCAGTGGTGGTTTGGTGGAGGCACAGACCTGACTCCAGTTTATATCAATAAAGAAGATGCCTTTCACTTCCACAGCGTCCTGAAGGAGGCCTGTGACAAGCACCACCCGCAGTACTACCCCGACTTTAAGAAATG GTGTGACAGATACTTCTATGTCCGGCACAGAGCAGAGACTCGGGGTATAGGGGGGATCTTCTTCGACGACCTGGCCCCCCCGAGCCAGGAACAGGCATTCAACTTCGTCAAGAGTTGTGCCCGCACTGTGGTACCCTGTTACCTGCCTATTGTCTACAAACACCTTAATGACTCCTTTACTGATGAGGAGAAGGACTGGCAGCAGGTACGACGAGGCAG ATATGTGGAGTTTAACCTGGTGTATGACCGAGGAGTGAAGTTTGGCTTGGCCACGCCTGGTTCCAGAATTGAGAGCATTCTCATGTCCCTTCCCCTCACTGCCAG ATGGGAATACATGCATGAGCCTGCCAAAGGTTCCCGGGAGGCGGAGATGCTGGAGGTGTTACGAAACCCCAAGGAGTGGGTGTGA